The following coding sequences lie in one Falco naumanni isolate bFalNau1 chromosome 18, bFalNau1.pat, whole genome shotgun sequence genomic window:
- the UXT gene encoding protein UXT, translating to MTRDGRPHPFPRTMSRCDDVSAAMAAAEKAQRYEAFVSDVLRRDLRRVQEQRDGVFEQQAQVLQLRTALTRLQEAAAPLHTQVDLGCNFFVTAEVPSPQRVFVALGYGFFAELTLPEALRHLDRRSRLLDRLSESLTRDGAKIRAHIRLVLEGLRELQGLQDPPTTSDP from the exons ATGACGCGTGACGGCAGACCCCACCCCTTTCCCCGCACCATGTCGCGGTGTGATGACGTCAGCGCGGCAATGGCAGCGGCAGAGAAGGCGCAGCGCTACGAGGCCTTCGTCAGCGACGTGCTGCGCCGAGACCTCCG GCGGGTGCAGGAGCAGCGGGATGGCGTCTTCGAGCAGCAGgcccaggtgctgcagctgcgCACCGCCCTTACCCGCCTCCAG GAGGCGGCTGCTCCGCTGCACACCCAGGTCGACCTCGGCTGCAACTTCTTCGTCACCGCAGAAGT CCCATCCCCCCAGCGAGTGTTTGTGGCTCTGGGCTATGGGTTCTTTGCGGAGCTGACGCTGCCAGAGGCCCTGCGCCACCTTGACCGTCGCAGCCGACTCCTTGACCG GCTCAGTGAATCCCTGACGCGCGATGGGGCCAAGATCCGGGCGCACATCCggctggtgctggag ggccTGCGGGAGCTCCAGGGTCTCCAGGACCCGCCAACGACCTCTGACCCCTGA